From a single Rosa rugosa chromosome 7, drRosRugo1.1, whole genome shotgun sequence genomic region:
- the LOC133720769 gene encoding uncharacterized protein LOC133720769 — MAKKRQRQLVENPPHKKSTPSSGLIDASNSDNDLDLQDSWVIVKKQRVNILVPGLPVANKSPLPSPEPSQLQLVARETVESGPQLPADTHPKTTLVHEKKKIKPVAPKRAVQLAKKASPAAAEYVPTVSQSMRRRELSTKSQTPDQMATSQYQRALGVSMTSKAIMQRRRLQHVFLDQGMLLNERLRARNIERKIQNAGGLSRWLASLGLEQFVRIFQRKGFSKFQLVNLNMKKLKDMGANAVGPRRKLMHAIDCFCQPSYY, encoded by the coding sequence ATGGCGAAGAAAAGGCAAAGACAGCTGGTGGAAAATCCCCCGCACAAGAAAAGTACTCCGAGTAGTGGTCTTATTGACGCTTCAAACTCAGACAACGATCTGGATCTGCAGGATAGTTGGGTGATTGTCAAAAAGCAGAGAGTTAACATTTTAGTACCTGGACTTCCTGTTGCTAATAAATCACCACTCCCAAGCCCAGAACCAAGTCAGCTGCAACTCGTGGCTAGAGAAACAGTAGAAAGTGGACCACAGCTTCCTGCCGATACACATCCCAAAACGACTTTGGTTcatgagaaaaagaagattaAACCTGTTGCCCCTAAAAGGGCTGTGCAACTTGCTAAGAAAGCTTCTCCTGCTGCTGCTGAATACGTTCCAACCGTTTCCCAGTCAATGAGGAGGCGAGAATTAAGCACAAAATCACAAACCCCAGATCAGATGGCTACTTCACAGTATCAGAGAGCTCTAGGAGTATCTATGACCTCGAAAGCCATCATGCAGCGAAGAAGATTACAACATGTTTTCCTGGATCAGGGAATGTTGCTGAATGAAAGGCTGAGAGCTCGGAATATTGAGAGGAAGATTCAGAATGCTGGTGGGTTAAGCAGGTGGTTAGCATCATTGGGACTGGAGCAGTTTGTTAGAATTTTTCAGAGGAAAGGTTTCAGTAAATTTCAGTTGGTGAATTTGAACATGAAAAAGCTCAAAGATATGGGTGCAAATGCAGTTGGGCCAAGAAGGAAATTGATGCATGCAATAGACTGCTTTTGCCAACCATCCTATTATTAA